Proteins from a single region of Desulfitibacter alkalitolerans DSM 16504:
- a CDS encoding stalk domain-containing protein gives MKKLIYLLVLTIILSISISLPANASNSDFRGIIVLKPGSPIVNIGGENVRIQAPPYIENGTTMVPLRFICQNVLNASVQWDTATSVISIYDGTQTVIIDIKNKRIMANGVEYKPPVAPAIRTGHTYVPLRLIAELFNCTVNYDTVQRTVTISTSQQVKVLPVARFELPQGLIGGQELSYKDTSYDPMGHAITSRVWEITMPDGRTLKTNDPRSIMSRPSSGTYTFSLRVKNAFDVWSEPTIQTYTVLPNEPPVITDFASTKKEAAIGEAIDFSYNVINEEWEKITEVRWAYSWFDGENHKTAREKPRAFFRPGLHKVSVQVRDEYGNWSKEAEIDITVKEKVVMSEKAFKFNNPIQGELFLNHTRINYNLKPTAQVLAASNDDVTLIASNNPEKVDAAGILYHDEASGLVRVRYHHRNMLPGNLRILAIAENNTNTPVEVEFLRSGLAGPSLDIMQVGQQVVVSYLLAANKPSGEKIILQPGERIILNSNQRALKNDEVLAGLIEIHCSDKLHFTIAAMEEGRSLETYKELPVLPKYNTHIRGTFGKAGINMDALISGKQTEKVVIGRADAYPGYFLYGFENTTGQYIINNGNRGVLHTITLTAEERVGVFLNPRGTIFRGALMGFNGDICLLANAGVLVGNQEGVILGVLEKGETKTITYLAPSGSDSPVLLIFVPESEW, from the coding sequence ATGAAAAAATTAATTTATCTTTTAGTTCTAACAATCATATTAAGTATTTCAATTTCACTTCCAGCAAACGCCTCTAACTCTGATTTCAGGGGGATAATTGTTTTAAAGCCGGGTTCTCCAATAGTAAATATTGGCGGTGAAAATGTAAGGATACAGGCACCACCCTATATAGAAAATGGTACTACCATGGTTCCCTTAAGGTTTATCTGCCAAAATGTATTAAATGCATCAGTTCAATGGGACACTGCCACTAGTGTTATATCAATATATGATGGCACCCAAACTGTTATAATTGATATTAAGAATAAGAGGATCATGGCCAATGGAGTTGAATACAAGCCTCCTGTGGCTCCTGCAATTAGAACTGGCCATACATATGTTCCCCTCAGGCTTATAGCAGAATTGTTTAATTGTACAGTAAATTATGATACTGTTCAAAGAACTGTGACCATTTCCACAAGCCAGCAGGTCAAGGTGCTGCCTGTTGCCAGATTTGAACTGCCCCAAGGCCTGATAGGTGGACAAGAGTTATCATATAAAGACACAAGCTATGACCCAATGGGTCATGCCATAACCAGCCGTGTTTGGGAGATTACCATGCCTGATGGGCGAACACTTAAAACTAATGATCCCAGGTCAATTATGTCCAGGCCGTCCTCAGGAACCTATACCTTCAGTCTGCGGGTCAAAAATGCCTTTGATGTGTGGAGTGAGCCAACTATCCAAACCTATACTGTTTTGCCAAATGAGCCTCCTGTCATTACTGATTTTGCAAGTACTAAAAAGGAAGCAGCCATTGGTGAAGCAATAGATTTTTCTTATAATGTGATAAATGAGGAATGGGAGAAGATAACTGAAGTAAGATGGGCTTACTCATGGTTTGACGGAGAAAACCACAAGACGGCCAGAGAAAAACCAAGGGCTTTTTTCAGGCCGGGTCTCCATAAAGTATCTGTACAGGTCAGGGATGAGTACGGCAACTGGAGCAAGGAGGCCGAAATAGATATCACTGTAAAAGAAAAGGTAGTAATGAGTGAAAAAGCCTTTAAATTTAATAACCCTATTCAAGGGGAGCTCTTCCTAAACCATACCAGGATAAACTATAATTTAAAGCCTACTGCCCAGGTGTTAGCTGCAAGCAATGATGATGTAACTCTTATTGCAAGCAACAATCCAGAAAAAGTTGATGCAGCAGGGATCCTGTATCATGATGAAGCATCAGGCCTTGTCAGGGTAAGATATCATCATCGGAATATGCTGCCAGGCAATCTGCGAATACTGGCCATTGCAGAGAACAATACCAACACCCCTGTAGAAGTTGAATTTTTAAGAAGTGGACTGGCTGGTCCATCCTTGGATATCATGCAGGTTGGACAGCAGGTTGTTGTTTCTTATCTACTGGCAGCTAATAAACCTTCTGGAGAAAAAATAATTCTGCAGCCTGGTGAGAGAATCATATTAAATAGTAATCAAAGGGCCCTAAAAAATGACGAGGTTCTGGCTGGCTTAATAGAAATTCATTGCAGTGATAAGCTTCACTTTACAATTGCAGCCATGGAGGAGGGACGCAGCCTGGAAACCTACAAGGAGCTGCCAGTACTGCCCAAGTACAATACTCATATTAGAGGTACCTTTGGCAAGGCAGGAATTAATATGGATGCCCTTATAAGTGGAAAGCAAACAGAAAAGGTGGTAATTGGCAGGGCTGATGCTTATCCCGGATATTTTCTCTATGGATTTGAAAATACTACTGGACAATATATTATAAATAATGGAAATCGTGGAGTTCTCCATACAATTACCTTAACTGCCGAGGAGAGGGTTGGAGTATTTCTGAATCCGCGGGGCACAATATTTAGAGGAGCACTAATGGGCTTTAATGGCGATATATGTTTGTTAGCTAATGCAGGAGTTCTGGTGGGCAACCAGGAGGGAGTTATCTTGGGCGTTTTAGAAAAGGGAGAAACAAAGACCATCACCTATCTAGCCCCAAGTGGTTCAGACAGTCCAGTACTTCTCATATTTGTCCCTGAAAGTGAATGGTAG
- a CDS encoding TetR/AcrR family transcriptional regulator, translating into MGNMDGFEKRRQKKKESIRRAAFELFSVYGVQKVTMAEIAKKANVSQVTIYNYFGSKDELLKDVVMDLMERKWREYKELLDGDLPFQKKIEAIIFDKRETARNLNQDFLKSIYLNHPEIREYFEEFYEKKSIPMVLEIMEQGKREGHINRDISMEAILFYMKIFKEAVSNPDFFSNHNKDIQLDINHLFFYGLVGKPLE; encoded by the coding sequence ATGGGCAATATGGATGGATTTGAAAAAAGACGGCAAAAGAAGAAGGAAAGCATCCGCAGGGCAGCCTTTGAGCTGTTTTCTGTCTATGGAGTGCAAAAGGTGACCATGGCTGAAATAGCAAAAAAGGCCAATGTTTCCCAGGTAACTATCTATAATTATTTTGGCAGTAAGGATGAGCTGCTAAAAGATGTAGTAATGGATCTAATGGAAAGGAAATGGCGGGAGTATAAAGAGCTTTTGGATGGAGACCTGCCCTTTCAAAAAAAGATAGAGGCAATTATTTTTGATAAAAGAGAAACAGCCAGAAACTTAAATCAAGACTTCCTGAAATCAATTTACTTAAACCATCCAGAAATACGGGAATATTTTGAGGAGTTCTACGAAAAAAAATCTATTCCCATGGTCCTGGAGATTATGGAGCAGGGTAAAAGGGAAGGCCATATAAACAGGGATATTTCCATGGAAGCCATATTGTTTTACATGAAAATATTCAAGGAAGCCGTTAGCAATCCTGATTTCTTTTCTAATCACAATAAGGACATTCAGTTGGATATAAATCATCTGTTTTTTTACGGGTTAGTAGGAAAGCCCCTGGAATAG
- a CDS encoding ABC transporter ATP-binding protein, which produces MKPVIKAKDMCKTYKMGEVTVEALKGATFEFYEGELVVVLGPSGSGKSTLLNIVGGMDKASCGELYFRDTPLHEADSRQLTYFRRNDVGFVFQFYNLMPNLTAYENINLSVQISENPLSIGELLEKVGLTNRADHFPSQLSGGEQQRIALARALAKNPTMLLCDEPTGALDFQTSIIVLKLLKDFCEEYNKTVVVITHNTAIAQIANRIFYLKDGMIERIITNENPLPPERVSW; this is translated from the coding sequence ATGAAGCCAGTTATTAAAGCAAAAGACATGTGCAAAACTTATAAAATGGGTGAGGTTACAGTAGAAGCCCTAAAGGGAGCTACCTTTGAATTTTATGAAGGTGAACTGGTTGTAGTTCTTGGCCCTAGCGGCTCGGGCAAGAGTACCCTGCTTAATATTGTGGGGGGGATGGATAAGGCCAGCTGTGGTGAGCTGTATTTTAGAGATACACCACTCCATGAGGCAGATTCCAGGCAGCTCACATATTTTCGAAGAAATGATGTGGGTTTTGTATTTCAGTTCTATAACCTGATGCCCAATTTAACTGCATATGAAAATATAAATCTTTCAGTACAAATATCTGAAAACCCCCTTTCCATTGGTGAGTTATTAGAAAAGGTTGGATTAACAAATCGTGCTGATCATTTTCCATCCCAGTTATCTGGTGGGGAGCAGCAGCGTATAGCCCTTGCCAGGGCCCTAGCTAAAAACCCTACCATGCTCTTGTGTGATGAGCCTACCGGTGCATTGGATTTTCAGACAAGCATCATAGTATTAAAGCTCCTAAAGGATTTTTGTGAGGAATACAACAAAACCGTGGTGGTAATTACCCACAATACTGCAATAGCACAAATTGCCAACCGAATTTTTTATTTAAAGGACGGTATGATTGAAAGGATTATAACTAATGAAAATCCACTTCCGCCTGAGAGGGTGAGCTGGTAA
- a CDS encoding ABC transporter permease, with translation MLWRKVFRDLNENKGAYLACAVIIIIALMVFTAFSMVSDNLTMSKEAFYSNQNFADGFIQVQALPFSEVENLKQIEGIADIQGRLVKDVRVLFPDRDENIYLRLVSLEPDRDNTINGVLLTQGIPLGSRGTNIWIDNTFFEANNLELNDKLEIVAGGKKRQLQIVGVGQSPEFIYALRTGADIYPSPETFGIGFVSLETMKSLFPKDKAFNDVVFTLKPEVDFDIVKDLLEYELKPFGLTAIFPRADQISHLLLMGELEQLETMSTALPILFLAIAGMILYIVLKRLIEQQRGQIGILKALGYTQGEIISHYLSYAVVIGLSGGILGAILGMFLSGPLTAMYQLFFNMPGLAGGFQIKYLIFGIMLSLGFSLIAGYQGCKRVLTLEPAEAMRPPAPVIGKKVLLEKIGFIWNMFTVQGMMAVRNISRNKGRSAFIFLGIMFCFAISSFTGSMNDLVQKMLYDQYEKVELYDVKVTLTRPLNEKNVLRELQAFPGVKNVEAMAEIPVTLSNKWHKQDTVLLGLPRNSQLYNILDKEYNKLDPPQNGLLLSERLADLLEADVGTRLTVDSPMLRETSDEHLEVVGIIPQYLGMNGYMELGSVQDFLRQGPLATAIMVNIDGEKIPALQEKYLESDVVADVDEKNQRLVKMQEMMETFGSMIYMFLVIGIIIGFAIIYSSSIITVSERSRELASMMVLGMTPAEVLSVITFEQWFLGIPAMAAGIPLSYALMASIAREVSTDVFTMPVIITFSSYLLATLVTALSIWIAQRAAARKISSLSLVEVLKSRE, from the coding sequence ATGCTGTGGAGAAAGGTATTTAGAGATTTAAATGAAAACAAGGGTGCTTACCTGGCATGTGCGGTAATAATTATTATTGCACTAATGGTCTTTACGGCATTTTCCATGGTATCAGATAATTTGACAATGTCAAAAGAAGCCTTTTATTCCAATCAGAACTTTGCAGATGGATTTATACAGGTTCAGGCACTGCCCTTTTCAGAGGTTGAAAACCTGAAACAAATTGAAGGTATTGCAGATATTCAAGGTCGTCTGGTAAAGGACGTGAGGGTATTATTTCCAGACAGGGATGAAAATATTTATCTGCGCCTGGTATCCCTGGAGCCAGATAGGGATAACACCATAAATGGTGTCCTGTTGACCCAGGGTATCCCCCTTGGCAGCAGGGGCACAAATATTTGGATTGATAATACATTCTTTGAGGCAAACAACCTTGAATTAAATGATAAGCTAGAAATAGTTGCCGGCGGTAAAAAGAGGCAACTGCAAATTGTAGGTGTAGGGCAAAGCCCAGAGTTTATATATGCTCTAAGGACTGGGGCGGACATTTATCCTTCGCCGGAAACCTTTGGTATAGGCTTTGTATCCCTAGAGACAATGAAAAGTCTATTTCCAAAGGATAAAGCATTTAATGACGTTGTTTTTACACTTAAACCAGAAGTGGACTTTGATATTGTAAAGGATTTACTTGAATATGAATTAAAGCCTTTTGGACTGACAGCTATTTTTCCTCGTGCAGATCAAATAAGCCATCTATTACTAATGGGTGAGCTGGAACAGCTGGAGACCATGTCCACAGCACTGCCAATTTTATTCCTGGCAATAGCAGGCATGATTTTATATATTGTTTTAAAAAGGCTCATTGAGCAGCAGAGAGGACAGATAGGTATATTAAAGGCCCTTGGATATACCCAGGGGGAGATAATTTCCCATTATTTGTCCTATGCAGTTGTTATTGGCTTGAGCGGGGGAATCCTGGGAGCAATACTGGGAATGTTTCTTTCTGGGCCTTTAACTGCCATGTATCAACTATTTTTCAATATGCCCGGCCTGGCTGGAGGCTTTCAGATCAAGTATTTAATTTTTGGCATCATGTTGTCCCTGGGATTTTCTCTTATTGCTGGCTATCAGGGGTGTAAAAGAGTTCTTACATTGGAACCTGCTGAAGCCATGCGGCCGCCTGCCCCTGTGATAGGCAAAAAAGTACTGCTGGAGAAAATAGGCTTTATCTGGAATATGTTTACAGTGCAGGGCATGATGGCTGTGAGAAATATCTCCCGGAACAAGGGGCGTAGTGCATTCATATTTCTGGGTATTATGTTTTGCTTTGCTATTTCATCCTTTACTGGATCAATGAATGATCTGGTACAGAAGATGCTCTACGATCAATATGAAAAAGTGGAATTATATGATGTAAAGGTAACCTTAACCAGACCTTTAAATGAAAAAAATGTCCTTAGAGAATTACAGGCATTCCCTGGGGTTAAGAATGTGGAAGCCATGGCAGAAATTCCAGTCACCTTATCCAATAAATGGCATAAACAGGATACGGTGCTTCTGGGACTGCCGCGAAACAGTCAGCTGTATAACATTTTGGACAAAGAATATAATAAATTAGACCCACCACAAAATGGCCTGCTCCTGTCAGAACGATTAGCAGATCTTCTTGAAGCAGATGTTGGTACTAGATTAACTGTAGACAGTCCAATGCTTAGAGAAACAAGTGATGAGCACCTTGAGGTAGTAGGAATTATTCCTCAATATCTGGGGATGAATGGGTACATGGAATTGGGCTCAGTGCAGGATTTCTTAAGACAGGGTCCCCTGGCAACTGCCATTATGGTTAATATTGATGGGGAAAAAATACCTGCCTTACAGGAAAAATACCTGGAGAGTGATGTGGTTGCTGATGTAGATGAGAAAAACCAAAGGCTTGTAAAGATGCAGGAGATGATGGAAACCTTTGGCAGCATGATATATATGTTTTTGGTTATAGGAATTATTATTGGTTTTGCTATTATTTACAGTTCTTCTATTATTACTGTTTCCGAACGAAGTCGTGAACTGGCTTCCATGATGGTTCTTGGAATGACACCAGCTGAAGTGCTTTCGGTCATTACCTTTGAACAGTGGTTCTTAGGGATTCCTGCAATGGCTGCCGGGATTCCCTTGTCATATGCTTTGATGGCTTCTATTGCCAGGGAGGTTAGTACAGATGTATTTACAATGCCGGTGATAATTACCTTTTCCTCTTATTTACTAGCAACCCTTGTGACGGCACTATCAATTTGGATTGCTCAGAGGGCTGCCGCCAGGAAAATAAGCAGCTTAAGCCTTGTGGAAGTCTTAAAGTCCAGGGAATAG
- a CDS encoding efflux RND transporter periplasmic adaptor subunit: protein MKKKWKIALGVLLAVVIIGFMVFENTKGLEANVLEVKPGTIASTFKEEGRVVPEAEQPIYTLYGGEVTEVAVYEGQEVKAGDLLVVLNSKELDFQLQQAYAQLKSVQGERIGTFQEPYESQIKSQELLVEQAQRDLAAYKLNFARIEQLYKGGGVSEQDYEDARDMIIRAENHLELQKQALNLLHESTSPGSGTGQFYAGRIEALQAQINLLQYQKNQTRIVAPIDGVISNLSIKKGEIASPAFSLMNIFNTENYIVEVYVLTADIRSINTGMKVALVIDGKGEDIIYEGTVKRIAPTATQRLSALGLEEQRVKVSVELTDSSDIKLFPGFSLDVEFTTDKRDNVLVVPRTALFPYDHGDAVWVVRDGRARIQPVESGFNNNRDVVILEGLDEGDLVILNPQLEGLKEGVRLDKLTKK from the coding sequence ATGAAGAAGAAGTGGAAGATTGCCTTGGGAGTTTTACTGGCAGTCGTTATTATTGGTTTCATGGTTTTTGAAAATACCAAAGGTCTTGAAGCCAATGTTCTAGAGGTAAAGCCAGGTACAATTGCCAGCACGTTCAAAGAGGAGGGCAGGGTAGTGCCTGAGGCCGAGCAGCCCATCTATACTCTTTATGGCGGAGAGGTTACTGAGGTTGCTGTTTATGAGGGGCAGGAGGTAAAGGCCGGGGACTTATTGGTAGTTCTTAACTCTAAAGAATTAGATTTTCAATTGCAGCAAGCTTATGCCCAGTTAAAAAGCGTTCAGGGTGAAAGGATCGGAACCTTTCAGGAACCATATGAGTCACAAATAAAAAGTCAGGAGCTTCTTGTAGAACAAGCACAAAGAGACCTGGCGGCCTACAAGCTCAATTTTGCAAGGATAGAACAGCTGTATAAAGGGGGAGGTGTGAGCGAACAGGACTATGAAGATGCAAGGGATATGATAATAAGAGCAGAAAACCACCTGGAATTACAAAAGCAGGCCCTTAACCTATTGCATGAATCTACAAGTCCTGGAAGTGGTACCGGGCAGTTTTATGCCGGCAGGATTGAAGCACTTCAGGCACAGATTAACCTGTTACAATACCAGAAAAACCAGACCAGGATTGTGGCACCAATTGATGGAGTAATTAGTAATCTATCCATCAAAAAAGGTGAGATTGCCAGTCCAGCCTTTTCACTAATGAATATTTTTAACACAGAAAATTATATAGTAGAAGTCTATGTCTTGACTGCAGATATTCGCAGCATTAATACCGGCATGAAAGTAGCTCTAGTAATTGACGGCAAGGGTGAGGATATTATATATGAAGGTACAGTAAAAAGAATAGCTCCTACCGCAACCCAAAGATTATCTGCCCTGGGTCTGGAGGAGCAGAGGGTTAAGGTAAGTGTTGAATTGACTGATTCAAGTGATATCAAGCTGTTCCCCGGCTTCAGCCTGGATGTGGAGTTTACAACAGATAAAAGAGATAATGTGTTAGTAGTTCCAAGGACAGCCCTTTTCCCCTATGACCATGGAGATGCAGTTTGGGTAGTAAGGGACGGAAGAGCAAGAATCCAGCCTGTTGAATCCGGCTTTAATAATAACAGAGATGTGGTTATTCTTGAGGGATTAGATGAAGGAGATCTGGTAATCCTTAATCCCCAGCTGGAGGGGCTTAAAGAAGGGGTCAGGCTTGACAAATTGACAAAAAAATAG